AAAATGGTTGAACACCAGAAATTATTGCTCGTCTCTGAATTCCGCGGACTTCTTGAATCCTACCTTCGTTTACTTGAAAGATTAGAAAAGAAATGAAGGCAAAAATAAAGAAGACCCTGGATTATCTTTGTGCAAAGACAAGTTTGAGACCTGAGATCGGGATAATACTCGGAACCGGACTCGGTGGTCTGGTGAAAAGTATAAAAGTAAAAGATTCGTTTAACTATGCCGATATTCCTCATTTCCCAGTTTCTACTGTTGAATTCCATAAAGGCAGATTGCTCTTCGGTCATCTCTGCAACCATCGGGTTATGGTAATGCAGGGAAGATTCCATTATTATGAAGGGTATAATGCAAAAGAAATCACTTATCCGATAATTGTTATGAAAAAAATGGGAGTCAAATATTTAATAATTTCAAATGCGGCGGGCGGTTTGAACCCGGAATTTTCCCCGAGTGATATAATGATAATTACCGACCATATCAATCTAATATGCGATAATCCATTGCGCGGTCCCGACGATTTGAAGATGGGACCAAGATTCCCTGATATGCTCAACTGTTACGATCCCAAACTTGTCAAG
The genomic region above belongs to candidate division WOR-3 bacterium and contains:
- a CDS encoding purine-nucleoside phosphorylase — its product is MKAKIKKTLDYLCAKTSLRPEIGIILGTGLGGLVKSIKVKDSFNYADIPHFPVSTVEFHKGRLLFGHLCNHRVMVMQGRFHYYEGYNAKEITYPIIVMKKMGVKYLIISNAAGGLNPEFSPSDIMIITDHINLICDNPLRGPDDLKMGPRFPDMLNCYDPKLVKLTESVAQKLGIFIKKGVYVAVPGPNLETRSEYRFLRTIGADAVGMSTVPEVIMARYLGIKVLGLSVITDMGIPDALQPASIVKIIMAAKKAERKLIKIVEGVVAKL